GTCGCAACATGGTCGGGTTGCCCAGAGCCGCGATCATGTCTGCCACCGCCTTGACGGTGTCAGCACCAACCTCCGCCAACGGCCGCGTCAGGGCGCCGGCCACACCAAAAGCGGCGCCAATATCCCTGTACTTGTCGCCCGAGGCCGGGGCGTTGAAGGCCATCACCGGGGCCAGCAGCAATCCGTTGGCCACGCCGTGGGGTGCGTCGTAGTAGCCGCCCAGGGCGTGGGCCATTGAATGCACAATTCCCAAACCGACATTCGAATAACCCATGCCGGCGACGTACTGTGCCAGAGCCATGTCATCACTGGCTTTGGCATCGCCGTCTACCGCCAGCGGTAGCGCCTGGGCGATCAGCTGGATGGCCTTGAGGTGGAACATATCGGAAAGCTCCCAGGCACCCTTGGTGATGTAGCCCTCGATGGCGTGCGTTAGAGCGTCAAGCCCGGTCGCCACCCGCAGCGAGCGGGGCGCATCTGCCATCATCTCAGCGTCGACAATGGCCAGGACCGGGATGTCATGCGGGTCGACACAAACGAACTTGCGCTGCTTGGATTTGTCCGTTAGCACGTAGTTGATTGTGGTCTCTGAGGCGGTGCCAGCGGTGGTGGGCACCGCGATAATCGGCACCGATGGGTGTTTAGTGCCGGGCGTGCCTTCAAGAGACAAAACATCGGCGTATTCGGGGTTGTTGGCAATAATGCCTATCCCCTTGCAGGTGTCCAGCGGCGAGCCGCCGCCCACGGCGATCAGCACGTCAGCCTGGGCGGCCTCGAAGGCGGTCAGACCGGCTTTGACGTTCTCTATTGGGGGGTTTGGTGCAACGTCGGTGAACAACTCAAATGGGAAGCCGGCTCCGTCCAGCAGTTCGGTAACTTTTGCAGTTACCCCGGCCTCAACTAGACCCTGGTCGCTGACCACCAGCGCCTTAGTGAAGTGACGCTCAACCAACTGGCGCGGGATTTCGCCCACCGCACCGGCCCCGAAGAATGCCGTCTGGTTCCAGATCATTCGATTTGCCATGCTGCCCTCCAAACAGTCTCCCCGGCCCTTGGCTGGCCGGTCACATGCCCGCAACCAACCTAAGAGATGGACCGCCTGTTCACAAGGAATCTTCGGCTGGTTCGACCGACCGAGCAAGGTAGCCGGGAATCCGGTGTCCCACCGCGCTGCGGCGCAGACGCTTCTACCGAGCGGCCCTGTTGCTGTGGCCGCGATAGGGCCGACTGTTATGACATACTTGTCGCAACGGCAGCACCATACGAGAAGCGTGTCATAACTCACGGAGCCAGTTGCGCTCAAGTCAGCCTCGAACGCACCAGCCCACTAAGGGGCCGGGACGGGATCCGAGTTGCGGGCACTTCTCTTGGACCGCAGTTCAGGAGGGTAAATTTTGCCACACCCAATGTTCCACGAGTTGGGGCCACCAGGCATTCGCCTTTTCGCAAGCCAAGACGCCTTTGCCGAGCAGTTTCCCGGCGAGAACGACTTCATTGAGTTCAAGCAGGGTGTCAGTGCGAACAAAGTCGCAGATGCCGTGGTGGCGTTTTCGAACTCGGGTGGTGGTGTCATCTTCCTTGGGATAGACAACCGCGGGATCGCCGTTGGCACCGACATCAGAGGTGAGGCACTGGGCAGGGTTCACCGAATAATTGGAAACGTCCGGAATCCCGGTCGCTACGAACTTTACGAGGTCCAGGTGCTTGACCGGAATGTGCTCGCGGTGTCGGTGCGTCAAAGACAGAGCGGTTTTGCCCAAAACGCCGACGGTCGAGTTCTGGTGCGAAAAGGCCCCATGAACACGGCGCTATTTGGGGACGATTTGTCCCGGCTGATCATGAGCAGGTCTGCCCTGCGCTACGAATTGACGCCGCTCCCCAAGACCCGCTTTTCGGAGGCAGATCCCGCCCTGGTCGAAGCTGTGTGTGACGCCATGGGATGGGACCGCTCAACCGCGGCCTCGCGATTCGTCGAGGCTGGCCTGGTAGATGCCGGCCAAAACGGACCGATGACCGTCGCCGGAGTCCTATTCCTAACTCGGCGACCATCCAGTCACCTGGGCAAGGCCCACGTTGAAGTCTTCAGGTACCGGGCGGGCTCTCAGGCCTATGACCAAAGAGTCGAAATGGCCGGTCCGGTCAACGAGCAGATCGAAATGGCTGCCAGGACGGTTCTGAACGATCTTGGATCTGATGTCGTGGTCAGGGGTTTGCACCGGTACGAGCTTCCGCGGATTCCCGAACAGGTCCTGCGTGAAGCTCTGGCCAATGCGGTCGCTCACCGCGCCTACGACATTGACCGTCAGGCGGTCAAGGTCGAGATCCATCCTGATTATGTCAGTATCCGTTCTCCGGGTGGACTACCCGAGCCGGTCACAATCGCCAACATGAGGCACCAGAACTCCCCGCGCAACGTTGCCGTCATTCGACTTCTGCGAGCCTTTGGGCTGGCAGAAGACGCTGGTCTCGGTATTGACGTCATGGAAGACACGATGGACCAGGCATTATTGGAGCGTCCCATATTCGATGCCGATGCCAGTCACGTCAGCGTCAGGCTCGGACTTGGGAGCACTGTCACCCCTGAGGAGCGAGCCTGGGTCAGCGCGTTGCAGGCAGCAGGGTCAATCCAGGCGCCAGACCGCCTTCTCCTGGTCCATGCCGCCCGCGGAGAGGCGCTGACCAACTCAAAAGCGCGGAAGCTACTCGATGTCGACAGTACCCACGCTCGTGCTTCACTGCAGAGGCTGCGAGCCGCCGGGCTTCTGATACAACACGGCCACAAGGGCGGGGCAACGTACTTCCTCGACCGATCAATCGGCGCACACATGGCTCACCCCCTCAGCCCCGACGAAATCGCGGACCATGTCTTGACGATGGTAAGTCAACGCGGGCGCATTACAAACGAGACCGTCCGGGGGCAGATTGGAGTTGATCGAACCGAAGCCGGTGGAATTCTGTCTCGGCTTGTCAATGCGGGCAAACTCAGTCGCCATGGGCAACGCCGCGGGACCTACTACACGCTTCCGGACAATCGGCAAAAGCTTCCGGGGTTTTGACATACTTGCGCGATTTGTTTTCTCCACTGAGAACCGCCGCACAACTCTGGCCCTAGGGCCCTGAATCTGACGCTCGGGCAGGTCAACGGGCCCAAAACCACAATCCGCAGCGTGCCGCATTCGACAAGCTGCTGTGCCAGACTTCTGTTGCCCGCCGGCCTGCCAGCGAAGTTTGGCATAACTTGGGTAACGCCTATGGCAGGCAGGCGCCTAGGGCCGGTCGAGGACTAAGTCGCGCGCTTGGGCGTAGGTCTGACGCACCGTTGGTGCAGGCGTCGCCTCAAAGACCTCAGTACCTTGCCGCGGCCAGGCCGGCAGCTCGCCCAGGGCCAGCCAGGCGGCCTGCCGAGCTGCGCCATCGGCCACATACTCGCCTTCTGGCGGTACGGTGACTGGCTGGCCAAACACAGTTGGCGCCACCTGGCGGACCGCCTGTGATTTGGCACCGCCGCCAATCAAAAAGAGCCGCTCGGCCTTGGCACCCTGGGCGATCAAAGCGTCGAGGCCGTCTGCCAGCAAGCAGCACAGACCCTCGACGGCCGCCCGGGCCAGATTGGGTGGTGTGAAGTTGGTCAATGTCAGGCCGTGCAGGGCCGCCGTGGCGTTTGGCTTGTTCGGCGTGCGTTCGCCCTCGAAATATGGCACCAGCCTCAGCCCACCAGCGCCCGGCTCGGCCTGCAGGGCCAGCGTTGAGAGCTGCTCGTGGCCAAGACCAAGCATGGTTCCGGCTGCCTCAAGGATCCGGGCGCCGTTCAAAGTGCAGGCCAGCGGCAGGAACAGCCCAGTTGCATCGGCGAAACCGGTCACCATACCGGATGGATCAGCCGTTGGCGTCTCGGAGATGGCGCTGACCACTCCGGAGGTGCCCACTGAGACTGCCACATCGCCGCTGCCAAGACCTAACCCCAAGGCGGCGGCGGCATTGTCGCCAGCCCCTGGGCCAATCAGCGCCCCACCAGGTGTTGTGGCCGCCACCTCATTGGGAGCGACCACCCGTGGCAGGACCGGCACATGGCCTAAGGCCATGGCCAACAAATCAGTCCGGTATTCGCCTGTGTGCGGCGACCAATAGCCGGTGCCGGAGACATCTGACCGGTCGGTCACAAGCTGGTCAATGGCACCGTCGCCGCCTTGAGATTGCGGTCCATGACCGGCTAAACGCCAGGTCAAGTAGTCGTGCGGCAGGCAAACAGCGGCCACGCGGGCGGCCTTGTCCGGCTCAAAGTCGCGCAGCCAGCGCAGTTTGGTGATGGTCAACGAGGCCACTAGGACCGAGCCAACAGCTTCAGCCCAGGCGGCCGGCCCACCTAGCTCGCCGATTAGATCGGCGGCCGCTGCGGCCGAGCGCGTGTCGTTCCAGAGCAAGGCGGGCCTGATGACCTCGCCGGTCGAATCCAGCACCACCATGCCGTGTTGTTGGCCGCCCACGGCCAAAGCCGCGACATCATCCAGGCCGCCAGCCTCGCCTGTGGCCTGCTCCAAGGCCTCAACCCAGGCATCAGGGTGAACCTCGGTGCCATCGGGATGGTTGGCACGCCCGCTGCGGACCAGCTCACCGGAAGCGGCCTCACGCACAATCACCTTGCAGGATTGGGTTGATGTATCGATCCCGGCTACAAGCACAGCATCAACCATGGCAGATCAGCGCGCTCCCATCAGGTGTTCGGTCGCTAGTTGGTTCAGGCGGACAAAACCGTAGCCGCGCTGGCCTTGGACATCGGCCTGGAAATCTTCGTAGGCCGATCTGTCAGCCAATAGCTGGGCGATGGTCTCGCCGGCGGCCCGGGTGGGCTGGCCTAACTCCATTACGCCTGACTCTTCCAGCGCTGCTTGCACCTCCGGGTCGGCTCTGAAGGCCGCTGCCCGCTGCTTCAGCAGCAGGTACATCGCCATATTGGCCTCGGCGGCTTGCCAAACGCCGGCCGGGTCCTCGGTTCTAGACGGCTTGAAGTCGAAGTGCCGGGCGCCGGTGTAGCGCGGGCCGCCGCCGGGGAAACCGTTTTCCAACAGGTCGACTGTGGCAAAGGCGCTGAGCAGGTCGCCGTGGCCAAAGGCCAGGTCCTGGTCGTATTTGATCGACTTTTGGCCGTTGAGGTCAATGTGGAAGAGCTTGCCAGCCCACAGCGCCTGGGCAATGCCGGCGGTGTAGTTCAGTCCGGCCATCTGCTCGTGGCCAACTTCAGGGTTGACGCCAACGATGTCGCGGTGCTCGAGCTTCTCGATGAAGGCCAAGGCGTGGCCAATCGTGGGCAGCAAAATGTCCCCACGAGGTTCGTTTGGTTTGGGCTCCAGGGCGATGCGCAGATCATAACCCTGGTCTTTGATGTACTCCGCCACCGTGTCGATGCCCTCGGCGTAGCGGTCCATGGCCGCCATGTAGTCCTTGGCAACGTCATATTCGGCGCCTTCTCGCCCGCCCCACATCACAAAAATGGTGGCGCCGAGCGAGGCCGCCAGGTCGATGTTGCGCAGCAGCTTGCGCAGGGTGAAACGTCTAACTTGCCGATCGTTCGAGGTCAGGGCGCCGTCCTTGAAGACCGGATGGGAACAGGTGTTGGTGGTGACCATTTCGACCACCAACCCGGTTGAGGCCAGGGCTTGGCGGAACCGGTCCAGGATCGAGGCGCGTTCGGCTTCTGAGCAGCCAAAGGGGATGAGGTCGTTGTCGTGGAAGGTGATGCCCCAGGCGCCAATTGCCTTCAGCCGCTCAACCGCCTCGACCGGGTCGAGCGGTGGCCTGCTGGCTGTGCCGAATTGGTCCTGACCCGACCAGCCGATGGTCCACAACCCGAAAGAAAAGTGGTCAGCTGGAGTGGGTTTTGGTGCGGTTGACGCCATTTGTCTCACCTCTGGGCTTGATTAGTTGTGCCCCCAAACATATCCTTTGATAGGCTCGCTGGCAAGGGTCCGTGACAGGGCCTATTGGCGTCCGATGCCGGAATCAAAGCTGAGGAGGTGCCGTGGCCAGAACTTCTGGCAGGTGGAGTGGTCCAGATGGTCTGGAACGTCCGGTAGTGCAGAGTTCCCTGCGCCGGCACAACCTTTCCGTAGTGCTTCACCAGATTGCCTTAGGCACCACGCGACGCGAACCGGTCTCCCGGGCGGATATCGCCGCTACCACAGGGATCACCAAAGCCACCGTCTCGGCCCTGGTCGACAGGCTTATCACAGGCCAGTTGGTCGAAGAGTTGCCGCCAGCCAGCCCGGCCGGGGCCGGCCGTCCGGCCAAGCCGATCATGCTGGCTCGCGGCCGAGTGGCAGCCCTAGGCCTTGAAGTCAACGCCGATTTCGTTGGGGCCCGGGTGGTTGACCTGACCGGAGCGGTCTTAGCCGAGTCGATCTTCCAGTTCGACCTGCGTCATTCTGATCCTGGCCTGGGCTTGAGCCGCCTGGCGCAGCGCGCCTCCGATGTCCTTGAGCAGCTCCCAGCCCAGGTTTCCCTGGCCGGCGCCGGCCTGGCCCTGCCAGGCCTAATCGATCCGGTCTCCGGCCGGCTGATCTTTGCGCCCAACCTCGGCTGGAGCCAGGTAGATGCCCGAGAATCCCTGCTAGCGGCGGCCGAATCAGCCCAATTGACGCAGAACGACCAATTAGTCAAGGCATTGGCCTATCCCCGAATCCACAACGAGGCCGTGCTGGCCGCCAAAGCCCACGCCACCACCGAGACTGACCCGGCGGCGTCCTTTCTCTATATCTCCGGCGACATTGGCATTGGTGCGGCTGTCTTTATGGAAGGCCGACCCTTTGGCGGTCTGCATGGCTGGGCCGGCGAAATTGGTCACAATTGCATCGAACCGGACGGCCAGAGGTGTTCCTGTGGCGCCACCGGCTGTCTTGAGACTGTGGCCGGCAAAGCCGCCTTGCTGCGCGCCTGTGGCTTGGAAGAGCCCGGTGGTATGGACCGACTGGAGGATCTGCTGGCGGCCGATGACGCCCGCAGCCCCGCTCACCAGGCTGTTGACCGGGCAGGTCACGCCCTGGGCCAGGCCGTGGCCGATGCCATTAACTTGGTCGACCTGAACCGAGTGGTTTTGGGCGGCACTATGGCCCGCCTGGCTGACCACCTGGTGCCGATCATTTACGAAACCGTCAACCTCAGGGCCATGCCAGCCCGCTGGGGCGATCCAATCACTGTGGCCGCCTCGCCCTACCGCTCCTACCCGGCCATGAGTGGGGCGGCCATGGCCGTGCTGGACGGCGTCATTGCCGATCCAGCAGCCTTACTCGACGCCTAGTCTCTCCCGCCCCTGGCCGGCATCGGGCCAGCCCCAAGTCACTTCCAGCCGTCGCCAAAGCCGCTCGTGGCCAGCCCAAGGCAGCCGCGCCGCCGTCTGGTTGCCCGGCGTGACCTAATTGTGACCTGCGCCTGACCAGCAGTCATACCGCGAAAACGGGCCCAGGCGGACTGGTTTGTGGTGAAAGCCTTGTCTAACCGGGCAAAGCGTGCTGTAATAGTTCAAGGCCCAAACTAATGCCAGTTTGTCAAAGCGACCGGCGGCGGCCAGGGCTGTGTAACCCCACATTGACGTCTAGTACGAAGAGGTAGCAACGCAATGTCACTGAAGAAAATCACGGCGGTCACGGCCGGCCTGACTCTTGCCATGGCCGCGCTCGTGGCATGCGGCAACAGCGACGACACAGGTGGCGGCGGCGGAGGCGGCGAGGCTCTGATCGGTATTACCATGCCTGACCGCGCTCTTGAGCGCTGGAACCGAGACGGATCCAAGCTGCAAGAAGAACTTGAAGCAATGGGCTACAAGACCGACCTGCAATATGCCGAAAACAGCCCAGAGACGCAGGTCAGCCAACTTGAGAACCAGATCAACGCCGGCGCCAAGGTACTTGTCGTGGCCTCGATCGACTCCGAGGCGCTAGGCCCAATCCTGGCAACGGCGGCTGATAAGGGCATTACGATCATCGCCTACGACCGCCTGCTGATGAAGACCCCCAACGTTGACTACTACGCCACCTTCGACAACGCCGGCGTTGGCCAACTCCAGGGCGAGTTCCTCCGTGACGCATTAGATCTCGACAACAGAACAGATCCAGTCAACTTTGAGTCCTTCGCCGGTTCAGATGATGACAACAACGCTGGTCTGTTCTTCGGTGGCGCCTGGGATGTGCTGCAGCCGTACTTTGACGAAGGCAAGCTCGTCTGCCAGTCCGGCAAGTGCCCCGCCACCAAGGACAAGTGGATGGATGTCTCGATCCACGGTTGGGTCTCTGCCGATGCCCAAACCGAAATGCAGACCCGTCTGAACTCTTTCTACACCGACAAGAAGGTTGAGGCGATTCTGTCGCCTAACGACTCCCTGGCCTTCGGTATTGCCGCCGCCCTAGATGGCGCCGGCTATCAGCCCGGCGTCGACTGGCCACTGCTAACCGGCCAGGACGGCGACGAGGCCAATGTCAAAAACATCATCGCCGGCAAACAGTCGATGACAGTGTTCAAAGACACCCGCCTGCTGGCCACAGCCGTGGCCAAGATGGTCGACCAGATCGTCAAGGGTGATAGCGTCGAAACCAACACCACCTACAACAACGACGTTCAAGAAGTGCCGACTATGCAGCTTGATCCGCAGGTCGTCACCGAGGACACTGTGCAGGCAATCATGGTCGATTCCGGCTTCTTCACCCCTGAGCAACTCGGCCTCTAGTCCGCTATCCAACGGTGGGGCCCCTAAGGGGGCCCCACCTCCGCTCGCACCAAGGCCCAATCGATGACCCAGCCACAGACCGGCACCATTCTCGAGATGCGGGACATCTCGATCGAGTTTCCCGGTGTCAAGGCGCTGAGCGATGTCAACTTCACGGTTTCCCACGGTGAGATCCATGCCATTTGCGGAGAAAACGGCGCTGGCAAATCGACCTTGATGAAGATCCTTTCCGGCGTCTACCCACACGGGTCGTTTGCCGGCGAGGTCATTTACGAAGGCCTGACCTGCCAATTCCGGTCGATCAGGGACTCAGAAAAACGAGGCATCGCCATCATCCACCAGGAGTTGGCGCTCAACCCCTTCCTACCCATCGCCGAGAACATCTTCGTTGGCAACGAGCAAGCCAAACACGGCATCATTGACTGGCGCAAAACCGAACAGCGAGCCATCGAATTGATGCAACGGGTTGGCCTGGCAGATCATCCACAAACCTTGGTGGCGGATATCGGTGTGGGAAAACAGCAATTAGTCGAGATCTGCAAGGCGCTGGCCAGGGACTGCAGGCTCCTGATCCTTGATGAACCGACCGCCGCGCTGAACGCCGATGACTCGGCCCACCTGCTTGAGCTGATCCGTGATCTCAGAGACAACCACAGCGTCACCTCGATCATCATCACCCACAAGCTCAACGAGATCCTGGCGGTGGCGGACAAGGTCACAGTGCTCAGGGACGGCCTGTCCGTGGCTGACGCCGCCATTGCCCTAGACCAGACCACCGAGGAGTGGCTGATCAAGCATATGGTTGGCCGTCCCATGGAGAACCGCTTCCCAGAGCACAAACCCAATCAACCTGGAGTGGAGATCCTGCGGCTGGAGAACTGGACAGTCCACCATCCGCTTGACCCTGAGCGCAGAATCACTGACTCGGTTGACCTGGCGGTTCACGCCGGTGAAATAGTTGGCCTGGCCGGTTTGATGGGCGCCGGCCGGACCGAACTGGTTATGTCGATGTTTGGCCACACCTACGGCGTCGACATTTCCGGGCAGGCCTATATGTACGGCCAGAAAGTCTCAACCAGGACGGTTTCACAGGCTGTCCAACACGCCATCGCCTACTGTTCCGAAGACCGCAAGCGCTACGGTCTGAACACCATCCAGTCTGTTTGCGAAAACATCACTTCAGCTGGGTTAGGCAAGATATCTCGACGGGGCATAATCGAGCCAAGGGCGGAAGCCGGTGTGGCTGAGAAATACCGCCGGGAGTTGCGCATCAAGACGCCGTCGATCCACGTGCCGGCCTCCAAACTGTCCGGGGGCAACCAGCAGAAGGTTGTTTTGGCCAAGTGGATCTACACCGACCCGGCCGTCCTGATCCTGGACGAACCAACTAGAGGTGTCGACGTTGGCGCCAAATACGAGATCTACACCATCATCAATCAGCTGGCCGACCAAGGCAAAGCCATCCTCGTCATCTCCTCAGAACTGACCGAACTGTTGGGCATATGCGACCGCATCTACACCCTGAGCGAGGGCCGCATTACCGGCAATGTGCCCAGGGCCCAGGCTGACCAGGAGTCTCTTATGACACTCATGACAAAAGAAAAGGTAGCGACAGTCCAGTGAGCACCGTGGCCGACTACTTCAAAGGCAACCTACGCCAGTACGGCATTCTGGGTGCTCTCATCATCATTTTCGTTTTCTTCTCCATAGTCTCCGGCGGGCGGCTCCTGAACCCTGACAACATCGCCGCCCTGTCGCAGCAGGTGGCATACGTCGCAGTCTTGGCCATTGGCATGGTTTCGGTCATTATCGCCGGTCACATCGACCTTTCGGTTGGTTCGGTGGCAGCCTTTATCGGGGCCGTTATGGGCAAGGTCATGCATGGTTTCAACTGGCCTTGGCCGCTGGCGGTGGCCACCGGAATTGCCGTTGGCGTCGCGGTGGGGGCCTGGCACGGTCTGTGGGTGGCGATCGCCCGGATACCGGCCTTCATTGTGACCTTGTCTTCGATGCTGCTGTTCCGCGGCCTGGCCACTGTCGCCCTGGGTTCGATGACCCTAGGTGGCTTCTCCCAGGGCTTCATCAACATCTCCGGCGCCGGCCTGCCCAAGGCCTTCGGCACAGTCCCAATTGGGGCCAGCTTTCTGCCCGCGGCCTGGCACGGCCAAGCCGATGTCTTCACCATGGGCATTGGCGCACTGGCCATCGCCGGCCTGATCGTCATGACCATCAGGTCAAGGGCGGCCGAGCGAAAACACGGCCTGACCCCAGCTCCTCTCACCATTACGGTGCTCCGCCTGGTCCTGCTGTCTCTGGTAATCGCCTTCTTTGCCTTCCTGCTCTCCTTAGCCCGGATTGGGACACCAATCGTTCTGATCATCGTGGCCGTGCTGATCGTGGTCTATGCCTTTGTCCAAAACCGGACGGTCTACGGTCGCAACGTCTACGCCATCGGCGGTAACCTCAACGCTGCCATCCTCTCCGGTGTCAACACGCGGCGGGTCAACTTCGCCATCTTCATCAACATGGGCTTCCTCTGCGCCATCTGCGCCATAATCGTGACCTCACGGATGGGCGCTGCTACGCCAACCCTGGGCCTGGGTTACGAGCTCGAGGCCATTGCTGCCTGCTTTATTGGTGGAGCGGCTGTCACCGGCGGTGTTGGCAAAGTCGCCGGCGCCCTGACCGGCGCGCTGATCATGGGCCTGCTGACAATGGGGTTGTCCATCCTGGGCGTCAACGTCTCCTGGCAATCGGTCATCAAGGGCCTGGTCTTGCTGGCCGCTGTGGTGGTTGACCTGTCCTCAAAGCGCCGGGCGGTGCTCTCAGCAGTGGGCCAACGTTAGGGCCCAATAGCCGCCAGTGGCTTCTGGGTCAGGTGGCCAAGAACCGATCGAGTTGTTTGAGCGTTGGGTAAGACGGCTGGGCGCCGCGTCCGATGGCGGCATAAGCCCCAGCTGCAGCCGCTGTTTGGGCTGCCGCCTCAATTGACTGACCGGCCGCTAGGCCCACGGCCAAAGCACCGGAAAAAGCATCGCCACAACCGGTTGTGTCGACTACCGGCACCTCATGGGTAGCAATCCCAACGGCCTCTTGACCCGGCCTAATGACCAGGGCGCCGCTGGCCCCCAAAGTCACGACAGCGGCTTTGACCCCCAGTTGCCCCAACACTTGGGAGACCACAGATGACGCCACCTGGTCCGGACCAGCCGCCGGCCCAAAACCCAACCCTGTGGCCTGCGCTAGCTCGTGGACGTTGAGCACTAAGACGTCAGTGTTGGCCAGCAATTCTGCCGGCAGGGTCGCCCAAGGTGACGGATTAAGCATGACCATGGCACCACCACGTTTGGCTTGGGCGGCGGCCGCAACCACGGTTTCCATCGGAATCTCCAGAGCCAGGCAGACTACCTCGGCCGTTTGGAGCAGTTCAGTTGGTAGATCAACCGGTCTAAGGCGGGCGTTGGCTCCGGCCAAAACCACAATGGTGTTCTCGGCTTGTTCATCAACGGTGATCAGAGCCATGCCTGAAGCGCAACCGGCCACTGTCTTGACTCCGCTGGTGTCGACGCCGCGGGCAGCTGCTTCTTTCAGCAGGAAGGACCCCCACGAGTCATCCCCAACGGCGCCAACCAGGCAGACGTTGGCGCCAAGCAGCGCTGCGGCCGCAGCTTGGTTGGCCGATTTGCCTCCTGGGTGAATGGCCAATTCGGTTCCGGCTACGGTTTGGCCCGGGCCGGGCAGAAATGCAGTCTTCGCCGTCAGGTCGATGTTCATCGACCCAACCACCACCACTAACCCGGCTGACTGGTCAAGTTGTCTCATGGCAAACCCCAAACGCTTTGGACCGCAGACTACCGGACAGGGCGCCTGGATGGGTCGCAGGGGCACCTTAGGAACCACCGAAGGCTAGCCGGCAGGGCCAGCCCCAGCCACCGTTTTGGCGGCGTTGGGGCTAGCCGCGTTTTCGGCGCCCAGAGGTCAGGACGGATTGCATGGCAATGAAGAAGGCCATCATTGCCGCGGTCGAGATTGGCCCCCAACCGGACGACAGGGTGCCAACGGAGGTGATGATCTTCAAAATCGTCAACTGGATCAACGTGCCGGCCAGTGAACCGAGGATGTTGCCGACACCACCGGTTAGCAGAGCGCCCCCAATCACAGCCGCCGCAATGGCGTTCATCTCGAAGGCGACGGCCTTTTCCAGAGCGCCTCCCGGCAGCGACAGGCAGAACAAGAACGCACCGAAGGCTGTCAGCAACCCTTGGATGACGTAGACCTTCAACTTGATCAGCTTGGGATTCAAGCCCATCAGCATTGATGACTGTTCCGAGCCGCCCACCGCGTAGACACTGCGGCCAAATGGCGTCCATGTCATAACCGCATACAGCACCATTACAGCCAAAAGTGCCAGCACCGCATACAAGTAAATG
This window of the Micrococcales bacterium genome carries:
- a CDS encoding sugar ABC transporter ATP-binding protein; the protein is MTQPQTGTILEMRDISIEFPGVKALSDVNFTVSHGEIHAICGENGAGKSTLMKILSGVYPHGSFAGEVIYEGLTCQFRSIRDSEKRGIAIIHQELALNPFLPIAENIFVGNEQAKHGIIDWRKTEQRAIELMQRVGLADHPQTLVADIGVGKQQLVEICKALARDCRLLILDEPTAALNADDSAHLLELIRDLRDNHSVTSIIITHKLNEILAVADKVTVLRDGLSVADAAIALDQTTEEWLIKHMVGRPMENRFPEHKPNQPGVEILRLENWTVHHPLDPERRITDSVDLAVHAGEIVGLAGLMGAGRTELVMSMFGHTYGVDISGQAYMYGQKVSTRTVSQAVQHAIAYCSEDRKRYGLNTIQSVCENITSAGLGKISRRGIIEPRAEAGVAEKYRRELRIKTPSIHVPASKLSGGNQQKVVLAKWIYTDPAVLILDEPTRGVDVGAKYEIYTIINQLADQGKAILVISSELTELLGICDRIYTLSEGRITGNVPRAQADQESLMTLMTKEKVATVQ
- a CDS encoding sugar ABC transporter permease; amino-acid sequence: MSTVADYFKGNLRQYGILGALIIIFVFFSIVSGGRLLNPDNIAALSQQVAYVAVLAIGMVSVIIAGHIDLSVGSVAAFIGAVMGKVMHGFNWPWPLAVATGIAVGVAVGAWHGLWVAIARIPAFIVTLSSMLLFRGLATVALGSMTLGGFSQGFINISGAGLPKAFGTVPIGASFLPAAWHGQADVFTMGIGALAIAGLIVMTIRSRAAERKHGLTPAPLTITVLRLVLLSLVIAFFAFLLSLARIGTPIVLIIVAVLIVVYAFVQNRTVYGRNVYAIGGNLNAAILSGVNTRRVNFAIFINMGFLCAICAIIVTSRMGAATPTLGLGYELEAIAACFIGGAAVTGGVGKVAGALTGALIMGLLTMGLSILGVNVSWQSVIKGLVLLAAVVVDLSSKRRAVLSAVGQR
- a CDS encoding ribokinase — encoded protein: MRQLDQSAGLVVVVGSMNIDLTAKTAFLPGPGQTVAGTELAIHPGGKSANQAAAAALLGANVCLVGAVGDDSWGSFLLKEAAARGVDTSGVKTVAGCASGMALITVDEQAENTIVVLAGANARLRPVDLPTELLQTAEVVCLALEIPMETVVAAAAQAKRGGAMVMLNPSPWATLPAELLANTDVLVLNVHELAQATGLGFGPAAGPDQVASSVVSQVLGQLGVKAAVVTLGASGALVIRPGQEAVGIATHEVPVVDTTGCGDAFSGALAVGLAAGQSIEAAAQTAAAAGAYAAIGRGAQPSYPTLKQLDRFLAT